A single Corticium candelabrum chromosome 16, ooCorCand1.1, whole genome shotgun sequence DNA region contains:
- the LOC134192163 gene encoding uncharacterized protein LOC134192163 translates to MSQSGTVSIRTLANTALLLKLRDCRTVSYMFALQDETYSILQATETEFELKHNLEQINRNIATISSQNDRLKSATDSVNEEKVDVLNSLSTKVQGKDFLFRKAADYSRLLHETECDLKERSVTDDIMYSQLVKQYMELNELQEELLPLTAQLNAYHSLPPDISLTRLKIEELRRELVSYE, encoded by the exons ATGTCACAGTCTGGGACTGTGAGTATTAGGACACTTGCAAATACTGCTTTGTTGCTGAAGCTCAGAGACTGTAGAACTGTTAG TTACATGTTTGCCCTTCAAGACGAGACATACTCCATATTACAAGCAACAGAGACTGAATTTGAACTCAAGCATAATCTTGAACAAATTAACAGAAATATAGCAACTATTTCATCTCAAAATGATCGGCTGAAGAG TGCTACTGATTCAGTCAATGAGGAGAAAGTAGACGTACTTAATTCTCTTTCAACTAAAGTTCAAGGTAAAGACTTTCTCTTCAGGAAGGCAGCTGATTATTCAAGGCTCCTACACGAGACAGAA TGTGATCTAAAAGAACGTAGTGTGACTGATGATATCATGTACAGTCAGTTGGTGAAGCAGTACATG GAATTAAATGAATTGCAAGAAGAGCTGTTGCCTTTGACAGCACAACTTAATGCCTATCATTCTTTACCTCCG GACATCTCTCTTACAAGACTGAAAATTGAGGAGTTGCGCCGTGAACTGGTCAGTTATGAGTAG